The sequence GCTGCCTGCATGATGGTTGTGTCAAAACAGGACTGAGATAGTCATCTCAGTCAGAATGTCAGGTTCAAGCCaagatcctcctcctcttatgCAGTTTATCTTGTGACAAACAGGAACAACTCGTTTGAGAACTGATGAGGGATGATGAGATTTTGCTTTCATTGTCATAAGTCATTCTTTACCCCAAAGTAATGTAGTATTGGCAActtattaacagaaaaaaagaactcaGTACTCTTCCTAATGTATGACTTTGCTTATGTTATTTTCTATCACAGAAAGAGAACTTCAAAGTATAATATGACCTTATCTAAAGGCAATATCATAAAACCTTCAATAGGGGATGTTTTTATAAGTTACAATTGTGTGATTTGGATTAGTTCATTTGACTAAAAGATGTGTTTCCTCAATCAGTGCATGCTTTGATAATGGAAGCACAGTGTGCGGAAATGAAAGTGATTTAGAAGTGCACACAAGAGAGTGGATaagaaaaagagaatgaaacTTAAAGCTTAACATAAACTCATGAGACCAGAGCTTAAAGATTTTGGTTGATAAATACTCTGTGTCACATAGTTTTTCTACTTTTAAGGTAAAGGTACAATTGTTTATTGACTTCCTCTTATCAAAGGGAACAGAAAGCAGATGTAAAAACAAGATCTAGATAAAGGAAGtggctgttttcacatgtttACTGTCACATGAGTGTGCGTCACTGGGAATGTCCGCAGAATTCAATCTCCCAACAATCAAGTTTAAGCTTGAACATTTGGCAAACTACAAAAGATGAGTAAAACAATATAAGGTGcactgtgaaatgttttgtcCTATATCCCATAAGGGGAATTTTcaattttgttgtttatttccaGTTAATATGTGAAAGTATGTAAATCAGTAATGTTTGCACTAGCTGACTGCTCCCACACCACACCTCTGAAAAACACATTGACAATTACAGGATCGCGTGTGACAAGTACACCTCTTCTACATTTAACCATAACTATGGGTACAGATTTTCAGCACAGGATGACTTAATATATTTAgtcatatttgatatttaaacaccacttaaaataaatacaaacactgacagttAGATATaacagtttaacatttaactgCACTTCTTAATTGCATGTTCTTACATTAGTTTTTTAATACTTATCCCCTTTTTTTTACTACTTACTGCTTTATTATGTTACTGCTCTAATAACTTTGGTAGTGATAACTTGTTTTCTATTGATTGCCAATTCTTTTCTTGTAACGATTAGACTAATTAAATCTTTACTAGTTTACATGAATATTTGTCACTTCCCATTAACCATCTTCAAAGCACTCTTCATTTTTAGCTACAGTTCTATATGAAATATCTCATACTTGTGGTCTTATGTGTTGTTGCAGTGAAGTGGCTGCACAGCTGCCAAACTGAATTTGGTACAATGAAATATGACTAATGAAAGCTGACCGGAGGTGACCCTCCCTGGCCAGCAGTCCTACCCGACTCCAGCTGCCTCTCCAGTGAATTCATCGTTCCTGAATCCGGCCAGTAGATGGCAACACCAAACCAATGACCTGATGAACTCTACAGCTGTATGAGTCACCACGCATGAAGGTAACAAGATGACTTGCAAACGATCTATAATTAGGTTGTGAGGTAGACTGTAAGCATAAATCATTTATAACAGGTAAGATTAGGAAGGCTGCTGATAGTATGATGGCAATATCAAGgcaaacaataataataaatgtaataattctATATGCCAATCATATGTGTGAAGCTCtaatctgtgattggttgaatcatttaaaggcacgacaagacttttgtccaagccaaatctgacctttctgttctaattaaatgataaaactcaatgaatgatacaaaaccttattttgatacaatacacataatccagaggcctttgcctttcatataagccatttcagattccaattgatcaactacaagttattatttgttgttccaacaacttcggtaagcgacaagacttttgtcagggactgtatactgtatatctatTGTACATACCGTTGTTAAAGagttatatattgtttatattgtcctgttcttttcctattgttgtagtttatttctatttttctcctcactgtacatagagagtcaagtttcaccgagtcaaattccttgcttgcctgttcaaacttggccaataaagttgattctgattctgatagcATTCAAAGGCTCTAAGTTATATATGAATATGGATCATAGCAGCTTTTtctcctatttatttatttgacgcATTACCGATTGAAATACCACCTCTCTGTTTTGCCACACTAACTCAAAATCACCACTATTTCATCTgctgtcatgtgtttttctgctgcagataAGAGGAACCCCAACGAACACGGCTTGTCACGCCCATCAAGTCCCACTGTTGTCAGAGATGATAAGCTGCGTTTGGCGAGCAGCTGGCGAGTgtcatcagctgctgttttatgGACGACCTGGTCCCACCCAGAAGTCTGCCGATGGCGATCTCCACTTCAAATTGGcgcaagcaaaacaaaaactctcCAAGTTACTTTTCAACAAACTTTTACTTGCAGTTGTGTGATAAAGGGTCTGTGTCAAATACGTGACCGTTTCTCCAGAAGCATAAACATCTTTTATTCGGGTGGATTTGTGACCACATTTTGTGCTGGACGCCGTAGTCTCTGTGCGTAACGGTGCGTAAAAACGCCGCTCCAAAACGTTCCGCGCGCTCTTGTGCGTTTTCTTGCATCACTGTGAGTGATGATGTGACTGAAATCAACGGGCACTCAACAGTTGGcaataaattcaaattttggACACATactaatcatcatcatttcatttacGCATCTATAAAATGAGGAGCATTGTGTTGTGTAATTGATAACTATGGACGTTGTGGAACTGACATGACAAGGCCACACTCATAAACAACATAAATTTAAATACAGGCTGAAAAACGTAAAACTGACATCAGTAAAGGCTCAGTGAAGTTTGATTTTTTCAGTTTAATATTGTCGCAGCAGTGCTTATCCAGCATATAAATGCTATAGGTGATACACAGTTTGCTTAAGTTATTTTTGTTCAAAATCGACACGCTCTATAAATTAAAATAGATTTATTGTTTCAAACATTTGCAGTTTTACTCTTTACAGAACAACGCAGCTGGTGTCAAGGGTGGTCACAACagcattttcagtattttctattATAGAAAAACTGTCAAATCGCAAAACTCTAAAACTAAAGCAGAGTTCATGAATAACATGAGTATGAATGCAGAAGTTTAGTCCACACATGAGTCAAACCCCACCAGAAAGGCGTTTGGTCAGCATCAAGTGTTCATTAGGAGAGATCTCACTTCTTGGCAGCAGCCCTGGTCCTGGGAGACCTGGCGACCCGTTTGGCCTTTTTAGGACTCTTTGGCTTCTTGGGCTTCTTGGCCGCAGCGGGCCTCTTGGCTTTCTTAGGACTCTTTGTGGCCTTCTTTTTAGGTGACTTCTTGGCTGCTGGAGTGGCACCTCCGGCTGCTTTCTTGGCGCGGACTTTCTTGACCTTTTTCGCCTTTGGCTTCTTCTTTCTAACCACTTTCTTCTTTCGAGGAGTGGGGGGCTTCTTGTTCAGCTTGAAGGAGCCAG comes from Pempheris klunzingeri isolate RE-2024b chromosome 7, fPemKlu1.hap1, whole genome shotgun sequence and encodes:
- the LOC139203702 gene encoding protamine-like protein, which codes for MSSAATALPPAAKSPKKRAKSQRKQTGPTVSDLILKAAAASKERGGVSLAALKKALKAGGYDVVKNKARIVSAIKRLVANKSLVQTKGTGASGSFKLNKKPPTPRKKKVVRKKKPKAKKVKKVRAKKAAGGATPAAKKSPKKKATKSPKKAKRPAAAKKPKKPKSPKKAKRVARSPRTRAAAKK